From one Cyprinus carpio isolate SPL01 chromosome B3, ASM1834038v1, whole genome shotgun sequence genomic stretch:
- the LOC109070144 gene encoding E3 ubiquitin/ISG15 ligase TRIM25-like, producing MFVKHCKVEVYLTELMLCEYNNMDNIVPRRFSKADTIALIEREMRKLFSVPDEKEARLWGKYMSNSWEPLNNLNSTIQDAGLYQGQVLVIEQKNEDGMWPRESSKTNKKTESRISVDRNEFVCAVCLDLLKDPVTILCGHSYCKSCITGHWDHEDQQRVYSCPQCRQTFSPRPALARNTMLAEVVEKLKKTELPADCYAGAGDVQCDVCTGRKYKAVKSCLLCLNSYCQNHLEQHEGFFKGKKHTLTEATGRLQEMICSEHEKHLEMYCITDQHCICVLCMKYEHKNHHTVSAAAQRTEIQKHVKETQKMFQQRIQQREKDLQQLRETVESYKRSAQTAVKDSEKIFTELIRSIERSRSELIRLIRDQEKTAVSRAEGRLEQLEQEISDLRRRDTELEQLSHTQDHIQFLQVTQIYKNRIIVDLSQILV from the exons ATGTTTGTGAAACACTGTAAGGTGGAAGTATATCTCACTGAACTCATGCTATGTGAATACAACAACATGGACAACATTGTCCCTAGGAGGTTCAGCAAAGCAGACACCATAG CCCTTATTGAACGAGAAATGAGGAAATTGTTCAGTGTACCAGACGAGAAGGAAGCAAGATTGTGGGGCAAATACATGAGCAATTCCTGGGAGCCACTGAATAACTTGAACAGCACCATTCAAGACGCTGGACTCTATCAGGGACAG GTGTTAGTTATTGAACAGAAGAATGAAGACGGCATGTGGCCTCGTGAGTCTTCAAAAACAAA TAAAAAGACAGAATCCAGAATTTCAGTGGACAGgaatgagtttgtgtgtgcagtgtgtctggatctcctgaaggatccagtgacaaTCCTCTGTGGACACAGCTACTGTAAGAGCTGTATTACAGGTCACTGGGATCATGAGGATCAGcagagagtctacagctgccctcagtgcagacagaccttcagtccaagacctgctttagctagaaacaccatgctggctgaagtggtggagaaactgaagaagactgAACTTCCTGCTGACTGTtacgctggagctggagatgtgcagtgtgatgtctgtactggaagaaaatacaaagccgtcaagtcctgtctgctgtgtctgaactcttactgtcagaatcaccttgaacaacatgagggtttcTTTAAAGGAAAGAAACACACTTTGACtgaagccactggacgactgcaggagatgatctgcagtgaacatgagaaacatctggaaatGTACTGTATCACTGACCAACATTGCATTTGTGTGCTGTGTAtgaaatatgaacataaaaaccaccacactgtatcagctgcagcacagagAACAGAAATACAG AAACATGTTAAGGAGACGCAGAAGAtgttccagcagagaatccagcagagagagaaagatctccagcagctgagagagactgtagAGTCttataag cgctctgcacagacagcagtgaagGACAGTGAGaagatctttactgagctcatccgctccattgagagaagccgctctgagctgatacggctgatcagagatcaggaaaagactgcagtgagtcgagctgaaggacgACTGGAgcaactggagcaggagatcagtgatctgaggaggagagacactgagctggagcagctttcacacacacaggatcacatccagttcctgcaggtaacacagatctacaagAACAGGATCATAGTGGACTTGAGCCAGATTCTGGTCtga